The following is a genomic window from Arthrobacter sp. NicSoilB4.
GACTTTTCCGGCCGCCGCGCCGCCGAAATTCGCCTCGATCGGTTCCCCGTACTTCGGCATCCTCCTGGCCGTCATGGCCGTGGTGTTGATCCTGTCCAACATCGGGGCGTCCAAAGGTGTGGCGATCGGCCCGATCATCACCGACGGCGGCTTCTTCCTCTTCCCGCTGGCCTACATCCTTGGCGACGTGATCAGCGAGGTCTACGGGTTCAAGGTGGCGCGGAAGGCCATCATCACCACTTTCGCGCTCTCGGTCTTCGCGTCCCTGTGCTACTGGATCGTCATCGCCCTGCCAGGGTTCGACGACGACTTCGGCACCGCCAAGCAGGCCGCGCTGGAAGGCGCCCTGGGACCGGTTCCGCAGATCGTGCTCGCCTCGCTGCTGGCGTTCCTGGCC
Proteins encoded in this region:
- a CDS encoding queuosine precursor transporter — protein: MTSAKTFPAAAPPKFASIGSPYFGILLAVMAVVLILSNIGASKGVAIGPIITDGGFFLFPLAYILGDVISEVYGFKVARKAIITTFALSVFASLCYWIVIALPGFDDDFGTAKQAALEGALGPVPQIVLASLLAFLAGQTINAWILVKMKARTGEKSLWARIMGSSVVGEFVDTLIFCSIAASVIGITDIGMFVNYVAVGFLYKTLVEFLFVPVTAAAIGWIKKREPSYGA